A segment of the Rhinoraja longicauda isolate Sanriku21f unplaced genomic scaffold, sRhiLon1.1 Scf000272, whole genome shotgun sequence genome:
cttcctgtccgccaaccaattttctatccacctcaacactgaaccctcaataccgtgtgctttaagtttgtacaccaatctcctatgtgggaccttgtcgaaggccttctgaaagtccagatataacacatcgactggttctcccttatccactctactagttacatcctcgaaaaattctataagattcgtcagacatgatttgcctttggtaaatccatgctgactttgtccgatgatttcaccactttccaaatgtaatgctatcacatctttaataactgactctagcattttccccactaccgatgttaggctaactggtctataattccccgttttctctctccctccctttttaaaaagtggggttacattagctaccctccagtcctcaggaactactccagaatctaaagagttttgaaaaattatcactaatgcatccactatttctgaggctacttccttaagcactctgggatgcagcctatctggccctggggatttatctgcctttaatccatttaatttacctaacaccacttcccgactaacctggatttccctcagttcctccatctcattagacccccggtcccccgctatttccggcagacggtttatgtcttccttagtgaagacagaaccaaagtatttgttcaattggtctgccatctccttgttccctatgatcaattcacctgtttccgactgcaagggacctacatttgtcttaactagtctttttctcttcacatatctataaaagcttttgcagtcagtttttatgttccctgccactaTAATGTAGGACTGccaacaatagacattaggtgcaggaggaggccattcggcccttcgagccagcaccgccattcaatgtgatcatggctgatcattctcaatcagtaccccgttcctgccttctccccataccccctgactccgctatccttaagagctctatccagctctctcttgaatgcattcagagaattggcctccactgccttctgaggcagagaattccacagattcacaactctctgactgaaaaggtttttcctcatctcagttctaaatggcccaccccttattcttaaactgtggccccttgttctggactcccccaacattgggaacatgtttcctgcctctaacgtgtccaaccccttaataatcttatacgtttcgataagatctcctctcaacagGTTTCCAAGTTAGGACCGTGTGCAACTTGGAGGGGAATCTGGAGATGGCAATGTTCCCATGCATCTACATCCATCTGTTCTTGAAGGTGGGTGATGCAGGTTTCGAAGCAGGTAACTGCAGTATATTTGCATGCTGGCTCCAATCATAGTACAATGTTTATATGTTTTAATATGTTTCACATTTACAattacaaattatttttaaaattctaaGAATAGGTTCAACAAAATTTTGTTACACTTTTCAGAAAGGGGTGAAAAGGTGGATAAACCCAACAAGCAACACATTAACGGGACATAAACAACAAGAGCAACTGACACATAATTAACACAAAGGATGACAACACTGCAAAAATCACTCCTTTACTCTGGTACATCCCAATGCCATGTGCAAGGGAAAGTTTGCTTTCATAGGGAAACTCAAACCTGACACCAAATTGCCTTCAATTTCTCCGgcattttcaatttttaatttgGAGGCTTTGCTTACATCTTAGCAAAGGTTACATCTACCTTGTACTATTTTTAAAGAGGACATTtgtaaaagggatcacagttaCCAGAGTTCTGCAGTTAACATTTCCGCATCAGTCAGGTCTACTCAAAATGAACATTAACCACCACAATGTTTCATTCAAACCAGCAGGATGACAACTTTCACAGACAGCAACTACGCTTAAATGTAGCTAAAGTTCTGCTAGGAAAATTACTACTTTATTTAAAAAGCAAATCAACAATTTAGCCATTTCAGCTATTCTTCTTATTATTGTGTCCACTATCGCTATTAACAATAATTGATATTTTTAACACTTCCTTAACAAACATTATCAAattagagatgcagagtggtgcagctggtggaggtcCAGCAACCATAGTTAAAATCTGGCTTCCAGTGCTGTGAgtagagtttgcacaatctcccaaTGAGTGCCCTGTTTTCTAAGTATATATCTTAAGTatgtgctggtaggttaattgactaaggTAAACATAGGGGAGTAGGCAAGTTGTGGAATCTATGATATGTGGATGGGAAACTGGGGTGAATAGGTAacaggggactgcagatgctgctcttCCAGATttcatctgcccccccccccccacaatcagtctgaaaaagggtctcaatccaaaacagtacctatccatgttctgcagagatgctgcctgacctgctgagttacttcagcactttgtgtcttttagactggatagactcggcttgtactcgctggaatttagaagattgaggggggatcttatagaaacttccaaaattcttaaggggttggacaggctagatgcaggaagattgttcccgatgttggggaagtccagaataaggggtcacagtttaaggataaggaggaagtgttttaggaccgaggtgagaaagttttttttcacacagagagtggtgaatctgtggaattctctgccacagaaggtagttgaggccagttcattggctatatttaagagggagttagatgtggcccttgtggctaaagggatcaggggatatggagagaaggcaggtacaggatactgagttggatgatcagcaatgatcatattgaatggcggtggtgcaggctcgaagggccgaatggcctactcctgcacctattttctatgttttctatgtttctagtgagGAATTAGGTTGCTCTGTGAGCCTGCATACTCAATGAGTTGAAAATACCTTTTCTATATTGTAACAAAATATTATTGCACAACTTAGTAAAATCTAGTTATGATGTGTTACCTGAAAAATCTACTGACGTGATTTAATCAATTGCATGTGGTGCAGTACCTGCTAGAGGATCAGCCTTGTGACTCTCCCAGAATTCTTCAAATTCTTTTTGGATATCCTCATCAATAACAACTCCAGATGATTGTTCATTGTTCACTTCGAGATTATTGGCTTTCAGGACAAGTTCTAGATCACAACGGGTATCTTGAGTAAAAGGTTTCCACCTCTGCATGACCATACCATAAAGAGTAACATCATCACCTGTGATTCAAATACAAATATGcatgttactttagtttagaggtacagcgcggaaacaggcccatcgagtccatgccgaccaaccgcATATtaatgctaccctacacacactagggacaattttacatttatatcaagccaattaacctataaacctgcacatctttggagtgtgggaggaaaccgaagatcttggagaaaacccatgcggtcacagggagaactctgtacagacagcacccgtagtcgggatcgaacccgggtcttcggcgccgcaagcgctgtaaggcagcaactctaccgctgtatctCCGTGCCGCTTCTAAGCATTTGATTATTGTTCATTTTTAGGAGCAGAGAAGTGAATAAACTATTTGCCAACACAGTCAGACTCCAATAGATTCTGATAGTTCAGAAAACAATGATTTGACATAAGGCTCATTCAAGCTCAAAGTTCACCAGGACCCTGTTCCCCAGGCTCCCTCTCTTCACCGGTTTAAGTGCAAAACTTGATTAGAATTCTACAGGGCACAGGTGAGTAGTTTTATTTTAGAAAGCATACACTAGCATTAGAAATAAATCTGAACCGATTCACAGGCTACTTCCCTGGATGTTAGTTGTTTTATCACCGATGGTGCCAATGTTCTACTAAATTATGTCCACATTCTTTGGAGCTCAGAAGAACAAAGATGATCCTACTGAAACATACAAAATCCTGATTCGGTAAAAAATCATCCTCTGACTGTGTCCTAACTTACAAAATCCTGATGGGACAGTTAGAAATTTCCACTGGAAAATCCCAAGCGAGGAAAAATAGTCACAAGATTAAGAGGCAATAATTTAATGCATAGATACACGAGAACTACTTCTCGCAGGTAGGTGTTGAatgtctggaattctctacctgaaGGGCTGACAAGGCTAGATCAGAGGAAGTggagtctgtttccgtgctgtattacaTTACAATTTATTGTTAATGTACATGTTGCATCATCATCATGATTTACGGCACTCACAATAAGGTTTCTGCACCTTCATCCAACCCATGAATTAAATATTTACCCTTTTCTCAGATGTGATCACATGATGGAGAAAGAATTTCCAGTGCAGATCAGGAATGACATTTTTCCTTAAATTAATTTATTCTAATAAGACATTTTGCACACCTCCCATCTACCCATTCAGATGAACACTTCACATGATGCACCAGTTAAAAAACTGTAATTATATAACCATCCAAGTTTCCCTTTAAGCTAAAAGTTTAATATAAATATTGAACAATGTTTTTCTAAATTCTTCTCGCTCCAATTAGAAACAAGTGTAGTATAGTGGAGGCTCAATTTATAGTGCAGTCTCCGAAAGTCATGAAAAAAACCCTTTTCAGAAAGTAACAGtagttttaaattaaaatattagaGAATTCTTGCTCAGGGTGAAATTGTAATGCCATCCATTCCTAAGAGTAGTTGGTTAAGGCTTTAATTGTGAGAAGGATCATTTTCAGATTGTACCTATAGAGTCTGCACTCTGGAGGGCTTCAAACTCTAAAGGGCGTGTTAAAATTGTGCCACACAACTTAACCAGTAAATCTTACCTGATTTGCAGGTGTCCACCAGATCATCTTCTAGTACAACCAACAACGATCGAGGTATACTTCCCACAGACAGCCTCTGAACCTGTTATTGAAACAGGAAAGATACGCAAGGATTAATACAAtagctctaaaactaaaaacggaAAAAGAAAGTGTACTATTAGCAAAAATATACAAGATAACGTTTCAAAAGTATACGACGACTAGAAAGATCCCAAATGACTCAATTTTGGTGACAACACAATTGGGTATTCTATGTTGACTTGTGGCAGGAAGCAGATGAACTCAAAATCTGTCAGCccatttaaaacattttgaatGGGTTAGTATGTGGAGAAATTACAATATAATTACAATATAATATAACTTTAAGGCTTGCATGATATGGTAATGCAAGGTTTCTAAGCTAACTACTTTCTGAACATCAGCTGGTGACTTCTCTCAAACTAGGATCTTGGTCTGCCTCACATCACCAAGCCAGCTTTTTCCCCTCATCTCTATTGTCCACTGTTACTATGCAGTCAGATAGTTGGGCTGGGCTGCTCTCTGGTCTGCTGCAGCCTGCATTAAGGTGTAGCAGGTGAGCGTTCAGCACCAGCTGGGGATGAATGCACCACCTACCAAAAACCCTTGACATTATCATTTAAATGATAAAATTTCATAAAAACTGAATCAAGAAAAATGGTAATGCAAAGTACTGGAATTCATATCTCAGCCCAAGCTCATTCGACCCTACAAATAATTGGTTTCATATTCAGATATTAAAGGATACTGATACCAACATAAACCATTTTGATGGAAGAGAATTAATCTAAAACGTTAACTGTATTTTTCTCTCCACAAACGCTGCTGTTCTGCTGCGTATGTCCCAAAGTTTCTGGTTTTAATCTGAGATATAGAGTCATTTTGTTTTGCAATAAATTATTaggcttgattagtatgggtgtcaggggttaggagggaaagatagatcagccatgattgaatggtggagtagacttgatgagccgaattacatatttctgctcctatcacttttgaccttatgactgcACCTTGTAGCCCAAAATGCTtaaaaaaggaaatgcagatgctggtttacaaaaaaagacacacagtgccgaagtgactcagcgggtcaggcagtacctctgaagaacatagataggtgacgttctgggtcgggacacttaattacaaacatcatctatccgcgttctccagagatgatacctgacccgctgagttacaccagcactgtcttttttttttgtcaaccatAAATGCTTGTTATATGAAAATGAAGAGCTTTAATGTTAAcagaaatgttaaaaattgttttTTTACAATACCTGTTCTTGAATTTTGATTTCTTGATAGTCTCTACAACTTGAACAAGAAGATGAGGCGCCAGAAAGACGTGAAAATTTGATCGAGTTACAACCTTCTGGATTGGGGCAGGATGTGGGGCGGCAGAAGGCATAATGCTGCTCAAAGTCTGGGGTTACAGTGAAAACATGCCTGCATTTGTTACACATGTACTCATGCTCATATTCCAGCACCTTCACCATTCCTGTGCGGATTACCGTGCCAACAATTGAAAGAAAATGGCCCACATCCCTAGTCTTTGGAATACGATCCCTCGTCAATTCAGGACACAGTGGCAATCCTGTTAGAAACAGTAACATTTAAGCAAATCAATTCACACTTGCCCAAATAACCAAATTTATTTTCTTCAATGAAGGATAAAAATTGACAATGGTAGCTGACCAAATCTACACCAATTTTTTTGAATAGCAGGTCAAGATTTTTTATGTCCACTTCAGAAATATAGGCTAAAGAGATtaatgtagtttaaaaaaaaaggctaTGTGCATCTTTGTTGGTACCAGTACCATTAGAGCTGCCAGCATTACTTCTGGGTCAGAACATAAGATAAAGGTACCAGGATACTTACTTTACAATGGATTTCTAGATGTTGCCATTACATCCAGGTGTAaaacaattagaaacatagaaaaataggtgcaggattaggccattcggccgttcgagccagcaccgccattcagtatgatcatggctgatcatctaaaatcagtaccccgtttctgctttacCCCCcatattcctttagccctaagagctaaatctaactccctcttgaaaacatccagtgaattgttctccactgccttctgtggcagagaattccacagattcacaactctctgggagaaaaagtttttcatctcagtcctaaatggcctacccgttattcttaaactgtgacccctggttctggactcccccaacatcgggaacattttttctacatctagcgtgtctaatcctttaagaattttatatgtttctctcagatttcctatcatccttctaaattccagtgaatacaagtccagtcgacccattctttcatcatatgtcagtccctccatcctgagaattaacctggtgaacctacgctgcactccctcaatagcaataatgtccttcctcaaattaggagaccaaaattgcacacaatactccaggtgcggtctcaccggggctctgtacaactgcagtaggacctccttgatcctaaactcaaatcgcctgcaattttttagattttttttagatttagagatacagcgcagaaacaggcccttcggcccaccgggtccacgccgcccagccatccccgcacactaacactatcctacacccaccagggacaatttttacatttgctcagccaattaacctacctgtacgtctttggagtgtgggaggaaaccgaagatctcggagaaaacccacgcaggtcacggggagaacgtacaaactccgtacagacggcgcccgtaatcaggatcgaacctgagtctccggcgctgcattcgctgtaaggcagcaactctaccgctgcgccaccgtgccgccacgaagaaggccaacaagccattacctttcttcactgcctgctgtacctgcatgcttactttcaatgactgaggtacaagcatacccaggtctcgttgcacctccccttttcctaatctgataccattcagataataatctgccttcctgttcttgccaccaaagtggataacctcacatttatccacattatactgcatctgccatgcatctgcccactcacccaacctatccaagtcaccctgcagcctcatagcatcctcctcgctgttcacattgccacccagctttgtgtcatccgcaaacttggagatgtcacatttaattccctcgttctATTTGGTGTCTTTATCCAAGTTCTGAACCGGAAGTATGCTGTCTGCTACATTGGTACCAACGAGAATATGGAACCCGTTCAACTCCTCTCGTCATTATTGGGAAGAAGGTTTAGCAgcagaaaataatttttaaaaacaacaaaCGAACACATGCATCTACCTTGCAGCAAAACTGACTACTTAGATGAGCTACAGTTCCTGGATTCAAATTGAAATTACACAAGAAACAGAAAATGAAACTTCAAGTAATAAAAGTCAGCGAACAGTATTGCTGAGTGATCATTATTTAATGTCTGCTGGAGATGTGTTTCTCAGTGATTGGTGCTAAG
Coding sequences within it:
- the LOC144590723 gene encoding DNA helicase MCM9-like, translating into MRLNTEQVALIGQVFESYVGEFHKNDIAQILQKPDQSAHYPITVNAITLFEISMEIGEYLSAFPNELFPIFDNALHRAATTILQSFAEPHELVMKQNLHTRISGLPLCPELTRDRIPKTRDVGHFLSIVGTVIRTGMVKVLEYEHEYMCNKCRHVFTVTPDFEQHYAFCRPTSCPNPEGCNSIKFSRLSGASSSCSSCRDYQEIKIQEQVQRLSVGSIPRSLLVVLEDDLVDTCKSGDDVTLYGMVMQRWKPFTQDTRCDLELVLKANNLEVNNEQSSGVVIDEDIQKEFEEFWESHKADPLAGRNEILASLCPQVFGMYVVKLAVAMVLAGGVQRIDEAGTKIRG